One window from the genome of Hoplias malabaricus isolate fHopMal1 chromosome X2, fHopMal1.hap1, whole genome shotgun sequence encodes:
- the LOC136677330 gene encoding transmembrane protein 169-like, which translates to MEVESVPEVVIPAPCQPEEMEKNRTRRKKKKKKEIIYRSETEDQDEGEGSEVTAPDEMSEDIDGVFSSTGNGVCDPDGRFVTLTGTITRGKRKGELVEIRLELTDRELRDMARSKERLDKECDGPGPQSTSCRPGRGPHILLWSLSCSPFIFLLAFITSFYYATLTWYNIFLVYHEERSFVLKVVVCPLLVLSYPLLVMVLSLFVAFYAVLAQFCWSFGAWRQAVADLEKGVCGWACGKLGLEDCAPYSVVELLDSDTLSDTLHSRRGEESSV; encoded by the exons ATGGAGGTGGAATCTGTCCCTGAGGTTGTGATCCCTGCTCCATGCCAGCCGGAGGAGATGGAGAAAAACAGGACacgaagaaagaagaaaaagaaaaaagagataaTCTATCGCTCTGAGACAGAAGATCAGGATGAGGGTGAGGGTTCAGAGGTCACAGCTCCCGATGAAATGTCTGAGGATATTGATGGAGTCTTCAGTTCTACAGGAAATg GTGTTTGTGACCCTGATGGCCGTTTTGTGACCCTGACGGGGACAATCACTCGGGGGAAGAGGAAGGGTGAGCTAGTGGAGATCCGTTTGGAGCTGACAGACCGAGAGCTGAGGGATATGGCTCGTTCTAAGGAACGTCTGGACAAGGAGTGCGATGGTCCAGGACCCCAGAGCACCTCCTGCAGGCCAGGACGAGGACCTCACATCCTGCTTTGGAGCTTGTCCTGCTCGCCCTTCATCTTTCTTCTCGCCTTCATCACATCCTTCTACTACGCCACTCTGACTTGGTACAACATTTTCTTGGTTTACCACGAAGAGCGCTCCTTTGTGTTGAAGGTGGTAGTGTGCCCTCTGCTGGTTCTCAGTTACCCACTGCTGGTGATGGTGTTGAGTTTATTTGTGGCATTTTACGCAGTACTGGCTcagttctgctggagttttggTGCCTGGCGGCAGGCTGTAGCTGACCTAGAGAAGGGTGTGTGTGGCTGGGCTTGTGGTAAACTCGGGCTGGAGGATTGCGCTCCCTACAGTGTGGTGGAGCTCCtggactcagacacactctcgGACACACTGCACAGCCGGcgtggcgaagaaagctctgtCTGA
- the LOC136677255 gene encoding peroxisomal trans-2-enoyl-CoA reductase-like, translated as MSVRSVFRPDLFSRKVAIVTGGGTGIGKAISAELLHLGCSVVIASRKLERLKVAAEELSLSFQETSAPPRVTPIQCNIRNEDEVKNLVTSTLKLYGRIDFLVNNGGGQFSSPASNMSVKGWTAVIDTNLTGTFICCREVYNSWMQENGGVIVNIIADMWRGFPGMAHTGAARSAVDNLTKSLAIEWANSGVRINTVAPGTIFSKTAMENYKELGPMIFQKAIPSIPAKRLGFPEEISPAVCFLLSPAASFISGATLKVDAGQSLYNTIWEIPDHSAWPEAPEGENTKALREILKDFKSKL; from the exons ATGTCCGTGCGAAGTGTGTTCAGACCAGATCTATTCAGTCGGAAAGTGGCGATAGTGACCGGTGGCGGAACCGGGATTGGAAAAGCCATCAGCGCCGAGCTTCTGCACCTAG GTTGTAGTGTTGTCATTGCGTCTAGGAAACTGGAGCGGTTGAAGGTAGCAGCTGAGGAGCTGAGTCTCAGTTTCCAAGAAACCTCTGCTCCACCCAGGGTCACACCCATCCAGTGTAACATCCGCAATGAAGACGAG GTGAAGAATCTGGTGACATCCACTCTGAAACTATATGGACGGATAGATTTTTTGGTGAATAATGGTGGTGGTCAGTTCAGCAGTCCAGCGTCCAACATGAGCGTTAAAGGCTGGACAGCTGTCATTGACACCAACCTCACAGGCACCTTCATCTGCTGcagagaag TGTACAATTCATGGATGCAGGAGAATGGGGGTGTCATCGTTAACATCATTGCTGACATGTGGAGGGGATTCCCTGGCATGGC TCACACCGGTGCTGCAAGGTCTGCAGTGGACAATCTGACTAAGTCTCTAGCCATTGAGTGGGCCAACAGCGGTGTCAGGATCAACACTGTTGCTCCG GGAACTATCTTCTCTAAAACTGCAATGGAGAATTATAAAGAGCTTGGACCGATGATTTTTCAGAAAGCGATTCCGTCCATTCCTGCAAAACGACTTGGTTTTCCAgaagag attTCTCCAGCTGTGTGTTTCCTGCTCTCTCCAGCTGCCTCCTTTATCTCTGGAGCAACACTGAAGGTCGATGCTGGTCAGAGTCTCTATAACACAATCTGGGAAATACCAG ATCACTCAGCTTGGCCTGAGGCTCCTGAAGGAGAGAACACTAAAGCTCTGAGAGAAATTCTAAAAGACTTTAAATCTAAACTATGA